In Opitutus sp., one genomic interval encodes:
- a CDS encoding LacI family DNA-binding transcriptional regulator — protein MKATTISVAQEAGVSIMTVSRVIHNHPTVAKETRDRVLEVLQKQGYRRNPFHEAWHVSRRGDRVASQPSIIFLCGEPAERLKSRPWMAAIWQGVRERAEALGLMVDYFHVTSGNPGWKRIGGILEARGVNGVVLGPLSAQCAPIEMPFDNLAVAAADYCQPLTGFHRATQNHYDGMQRVFSRLLAAGYARPGMVGSVDPDARARQWMGTFLERQLWLPVKEQVPALRLGGPDAEREFRRWCREFRPDVVVTALGEVVRWHEALPQTRPTPPDLFLLDLDGPLSTERRIPSSPPAPRSPNLTGLIYPGALIGSAAVDLMAAQLRHYEHGLPAMPQTFRVESRFREGKSCRLGKE, from the coding sequence ATGAAGGCGACCACCATTTCAGTGGCCCAAGAGGCCGGAGTCTCGATCATGACCGTGTCGCGGGTGATCCACAACCATCCCACGGTCGCGAAAGAAACCCGGGACCGGGTGCTGGAGGTTCTGCAAAAGCAGGGCTACCGGCGGAATCCGTTTCATGAGGCCTGGCACGTCAGCAGGCGCGGCGACCGGGTCGCCTCCCAGCCGTCTATCATCTTTCTCTGCGGCGAACCGGCAGAGCGCTTGAAGAGCCGGCCATGGATGGCCGCGATCTGGCAGGGAGTGCGGGAGCGGGCGGAGGCTTTGGGACTCATGGTGGATTACTTCCATGTGACATCGGGAAATCCAGGATGGAAACGCATCGGCGGCATCCTCGAAGCCCGAGGGGTGAACGGCGTGGTGCTCGGTCCCTTGTCGGCGCAATGCGCTCCCATCGAGATGCCCTTTGATAATCTGGCGGTTGCGGCTGCGGATTATTGCCAACCTCTCACCGGGTTTCACCGGGCGACCCAGAACCATTACGACGGGATGCAGCGCGTCTTCTCGCGGCTGCTTGCGGCGGGCTATGCGCGGCCGGGCATGGTCGGTTCGGTGGACCCCGACGCCCGCGCCCGCCAATGGATGGGCACCTTCCTTGAACGCCAGTTATGGTTGCCGGTGAAGGAGCAGGTTCCCGCATTGCGCTTGGGCGGCCCAGACGCGGAGCGGGAGTTCCGCCGCTGGTGCCGCGAATTCCGTCCGGACGTGGTGGTGACCGCGCTGGGCGAAGTCGTCCGTTGGCACGAGGCATTGCCGCAGACCCGCCCCACCCCACCGGACCTTTTCCTGCTCGATCTCGATGGCCCATTATCAACCGAGAGGCGCATTCCTTCCAGTCCCCCTGCCCCCCGCAGCCCGAATCTCACCGGTCTCATTTATCCCGGAGCCCTGATCGGCTCCGCAGCGGTGGATCTGATGGCGGCTCAGTTGCGGCACTACGAACATGGCCTGCCCGCGATGCCGCAAACCTTCCGCGTTGAGAGCCGCTTCCGGGAAGGCAAGAGCTGCCGCCTGGGGAAGGAATGA